The following proteins are encoded in a genomic region of Streptomyces lunaelactis:
- a CDS encoding DUF7848 domain-containing protein has translation MPDTANSDAPAHNATRGRFRFREYRVTTVADPMAVPVYEALCVTGEERNCGAESGTLHTPDELTHWVAGHCAQTGHQHYEQTVRAILRAEPGAWQ, from the coding sequence ATGCCTGACACCGCGAACAGCGACGCTCCGGCCCATAACGCCACACGAGGGCGCTTCCGGTTCCGCGAATACCGCGTGACCACCGTCGCCGACCCCATGGCGGTGCCCGTCTACGAGGCGCTCTGCGTCACCGGCGAGGAACGCAACTGCGGCGCCGAATCCGGCACGCTGCACACCCCGGACGAGCTGACCCACTGGGTCGCCGGACACTGCGCCCAGACCGGCCACCAGCACTACGAGCAGACCGTCCGCGCCATACTCCGCGCCGAGCCCGGGGCATGGCAGTAA
- a CDS encoding GNAT family N-acetyltransferase — MTIAVRPASAFEDVRTLVGPKSPGANVCWCLSYRIPSKLNNELRGPARGAYVAELCRTDPPPGVLAYDGDEPVGWAAVAPRSDTSFARSRKIPHVDDLPVWSLWCIRVRPGHRKRGISHALIAGAVEFARAHGAPAIEAYPLDSGGAKVDVTMAYAGIRKNFERAGFAHAADTTSVLAGHPRVLMRLDLR, encoded by the coding sequence ATGACCATCGCAGTTCGCCCGGCTTCAGCCTTCGAGGATGTCCGTACCCTGGTCGGTCCAAAGTCACCTGGGGCCAACGTCTGCTGGTGCCTGAGCTACCGGATCCCGTCCAAGCTCAACAACGAGCTTCGCGGGCCGGCCCGCGGCGCGTACGTCGCCGAGCTGTGCCGTACGGATCCCCCTCCGGGGGTGCTCGCCTACGACGGCGACGAGCCGGTCGGCTGGGCCGCCGTAGCGCCGCGCTCGGACACCTCCTTCGCGCGCAGCCGTAAGATCCCGCACGTTGACGACCTGCCGGTCTGGTCGCTGTGGTGCATCCGCGTACGCCCTGGTCATCGCAAGAGGGGGATCTCGCACGCCCTGATTGCCGGTGCGGTCGAGTTCGCCCGTGCCCACGGCGCACCGGCGATCGAGGCGTACCCGCTCGACAGCGGTGGCGCCAAGGTCGACGTGACGATGGCGTACGCCGGGATCCGGAAGAACTTCGAGCGCGCCGGGTTCGCCCACGCCGCCGACACCACCTCGGTGCTGGCCGGTCATCCCAGAGTCCTGATGCGGCTCGACCTGCGCTGA
- a CDS encoding helix-turn-helix domain-containing protein — translation MTTELADNVRKYRRRSGMSQEELAHAAGVSPGTVRKVEQGGTVRMETLHTLARALRVTTATLLAPDAPEPVGRAEDPNRVNLIQLRAALTPPVGLTDIDGEAAGEEPNLRRFRRAVHDGAVLYHSDSYKSVASQLPALLRDANSALAHFDHGQEHHQALLARAEVMQLAGRYLTQVRQYDLAYTALSGAIADARGAQDTLTAASGVIGMCWLLLRQGRLDEAEQLASQTADVIEPRLSRATPDECAAWGWLALRAAAAAGRNNRPQEALQYHRVATTAASAVGREHTGSFFRHWTTFGPLTVGMKGVEDAMVLGDARTVVRKSSEDAMSPKAWKNTGRPSDDNWNRHRLDVARAHARTNDLTTAMDELAGVRHASPEWLRHQRMAAETMQEILKRRKRTLTAEMREMAAYLGVVG, via the coding sequence ATGACTACGGAGCTGGCCGACAACGTCCGCAAGTACCGACGTCGGTCCGGAATGAGCCAGGAGGAACTGGCCCACGCCGCAGGCGTGTCACCGGGCACCGTGCGCAAGGTGGAACAGGGCGGAACCGTCCGCATGGAGACCCTGCATACGCTCGCCCGCGCGCTGCGCGTGACCACGGCGACGCTGCTCGCGCCGGACGCCCCGGAACCCGTGGGCCGCGCCGAGGACCCTAATCGCGTCAACCTGATCCAGCTCCGTGCCGCCCTCACCCCACCAGTGGGCCTCACCGACATTGACGGCGAGGCCGCGGGGGAGGAGCCCAACCTGCGCCGCTTCCGCCGCGCTGTCCACGATGGGGCCGTGCTCTACCACTCCGACAGCTACAAGAGCGTCGCTTCCCAACTCCCTGCCCTACTACGCGATGCCAACAGCGCCCTCGCCCACTTCGACCACGGCCAGGAGCATCACCAGGCGCTGCTGGCGCGCGCCGAGGTGATGCAGCTGGCCGGGCGGTATCTGACCCAGGTACGGCAGTACGACCTCGCCTACACTGCCTTGTCCGGAGCGATCGCCGATGCCCGCGGTGCCCAAGACACCCTCACCGCCGCATCCGGCGTCATCGGCATGTGCTGGCTGCTGCTGCGCCAGGGCCGCCTGGACGAGGCCGAACAACTCGCCTCCCAGACCGCGGACGTGATCGAACCACGGCTGTCGAGGGCGACACCGGACGAATGCGCGGCCTGGGGATGGCTGGCCCTGCGCGCCGCAGCAGCCGCAGGCCGCAACAACCGCCCCCAGGAAGCCCTCCAATACCACCGGGTGGCCACCACCGCGGCATCCGCGGTGGGACGGGAGCACACCGGATCATTCTTCCGGCACTGGACCACCTTCGGGCCACTGACCGTCGGCATGAAAGGCGTCGAGGACGCGATGGTCCTGGGAGACGCCCGCACCGTCGTCCGCAAGTCCAGCGAGGACGCCATGTCACCCAAGGCCTGGAAGAACACCGGTCGGCCAAGCGACGACAACTGGAACCGCCACCGCCTCGATGTGGCCCGCGCCCACGCCCGCACCAACGACCTGACGACCGCGATGGACGAACTGGCCGGCGTCCGCCACGCCTCCCCGGAATGGCTGCGCCACCAGCGCATGGCCGCCGAGACCATGCAGGAGATCCTCAAGAGGCGCAAGCGCACCCTCACTGCCGAGATGCGCGAGATGGCCGCCTACCTGGGCGTCGTCGGATAA
- a CDS encoding polymorphic toxin-type HINT domain-containing protein, translating to MKPLTPPPLRRGRNQRRAHRLPFRHVAAVVAVSLIPGLLTPVAFAATVDPLGKPELKAPTPQSVSRFTGKLDKKSAALLKKAAETGREDAVRAKADQAKSVSWPTAGTATITVPSAGAVKASPGALPVTLTSPKPVKKAKSGKAAGSVKVNVLDQRQAAALGVKGVVLTVTGPANGGATELGIDYGKFASAYGGDWAGRLQVLRLQDCALKNPASAKCRTRTPMAFNNHRKNNRIDADLSFKPAATVTTRAAKSAAAPAAGQTMVLALAAGTQSSTGDYKATPLASSSTWEAGGSSGSFTWSYPLRVPPSAAGPRPGLTISYDSGSVDGRTANTNNQGSTVGEGFDITSSYVERKYGSCDDDGQTDKFDLCWKYENASLVLNGKATELVKDDTSGKWRLKNDDASTVIHSTGAENGDDDGESWTVITGEGTKYVFGLNKLDGAPAGERTQSVWTVPVFGDDSGEPGYADGTSFAGRDKKQAWRWNLDYVEETHGNAMSYWYTAEENNYDRLGDDTTGTLYTRGGYLREIRYGQRAGALFTGSPAASNKVVFDYKERCIQSGTGCSNLDPDTRDNWPDVPLDAICQNDAKCTGNTGPSFFTRKRMTAVTTYAWEAAAATPAFTPVDQWALTQAYLDPGDTGDSSDQSLWLDEIRHTGMRGTPITLDPVKFDHEFRANRVDGAQDNILPLHKPRLYTITSETGSATIVNYLQADCLAGQARPKLDENTRRCYPVYWSPNGEKDPILDWFHKYPVEQVSTTDPKGGSSGVSHTYSYSGAGWHYNEDPLVKEKERTWSIWRGFEKVTHLTGMAGKTQSKTATVYMRGMDGDRLLGTDGKTPDPTARKTAHVTGIKAPAITDSGQYAGFTRETVTYNGAQEVTGAVNDPWSQRTATQHKSYADTEAYYIRTGASHARTNITTNLPARDRVRSTVTTYDAYGMATNIEDKGDDGITGDEQCSRIWYARNDAAGINSLVSRTRVTGKPCAITGDDLNLPADSTVPGDVISDDATAYDTTTWSSTQTPTKGEARWTGRAKGYTTANNPVWQKLATTTYDTLGRPLTVKDTNDTTAATTTYTPAATGPTTRSTVGNAKGHTTTTLVDFATGAALKVTDTNGKITESEYDSLGRVTKTWLPNRSKGLGKTPNYVYDYSVTASDLPWVSTAVLKGDGSGYNTTYEIYDNLLRPRQTQAPSPRGGSLIALNWYDERGLAISAQSDIWDDDTAPSGTLVGIDGGQAPMRVDTTYDGAGRAIKAETKVGSVTRWTIDTAYTGDTVTTTAPAGGQATAVVTNALGQTTQRREYGGTQPIGDDYTSTNFTYFPTGQQETVAGPDQAKWIYKYDLFGRQTSASDPDKGTSTTTYNALDQVNTATDSRGRILTSEYDVMGRKTGLWDTSTAAKTDANKLAAWTFDTLAKGQQDTAVRYENGFGQPTSKAYTQKIDSYDAMYQPTGTSLTLPDNDPLVTAGVPKTLSTSAFYNLDGTPKQNGSPAVAGLPSETVEYKYGALGQLTYSHGTTDYVQAAAYSPQGDLLQLSLGVSPTAKKAYLNYAYEDGTRRLTNSWVSDDVHSYLPQELKFTQDDAGNVTSIFDTATLGGTSKPDYQCFANDGHRRMTQAWTPKTADCAASGRTMANIDGAAPYWTTYTYTPSGQRKTETQHMTTGDKTTNYAYGTATGQPHPLANTTGAKAANYTYDKAGNTTNRPGTQAQQTLAWNAEGKLVSTTEPAAGSKPALGTSYLYDASGELLIRRPTTTDGDTVLYLGGTEVRLTTKGTTKTLSGTRYYTAAGQTIAVRAATVGVAGTRLSFLAADHHGTSSVALDATTLAVTKRYSSPFGAARGTAATAWPDDKGFLGKPADTKTGMTHIGAREYDPGIGQFISVDLVMVLGQHQSLNGYAYANNTPVTFSDPTGLCIDPGNGHCTPDDGGKLGDQEPDHESFPPLFPTGSDTGSGDTNGTASGDGDEGDVEEWLLSFGPSTDDETRLSQMWMAYYRVDGGSYWDTPVGDGDRTANACYGRLGCAAAYKHLLETGDVAGAKKIAATYCLNNAEKCASDAVGYKATQTFFAALPGIVAAARGARLAGAGCNKCFLAGTEVLMADGTTKNIEDVELGDQVLATDPETGESGPREVTRLIVTEDDKHFNTLTIEASEGTEELTATHEHPFWSPSEGRWVEAAKLTRGMTLLTDDGTTVTVTGNHAFTKHARTYNLTVEDLHTYYVLAGQTPVLVHNSNCSIGSVTGPAGETLPLPKGAAGTPVATGKGGAYDIPAGTKGLDPRVVQVRVMDPVTTGKYQYPNGYVVYMNKAGQSVNPLTGQTVGKADPYNHIPIP from the coding sequence ATGAAGCCGCTCACGCCGCCTCCCCTCAGGCGGGGCCGGAATCAAAGACGCGCACACAGGTTGCCCTTTCGGCACGTCGCCGCAGTCGTCGCTGTCAGCCTCATACCCGGCTTGCTCACTCCCGTGGCTTTTGCCGCCACAGTCGATCCGCTCGGCAAGCCCGAGCTGAAGGCTCCGACGCCGCAGTCGGTCTCTCGCTTTACAGGCAAGCTGGACAAGAAGAGTGCCGCGCTGCTGAAGAAGGCTGCGGAGACCGGTCGCGAAGACGCAGTTCGGGCGAAGGCGGATCAGGCGAAGTCGGTCTCCTGGCCGACGGCGGGCACGGCAACGATTACCGTCCCGTCGGCTGGTGCCGTCAAGGCTTCCCCGGGCGCTCTCCCCGTCACGTTGACGTCGCCGAAGCCCGTCAAGAAGGCCAAGTCCGGCAAGGCTGCCGGCAGCGTCAAGGTCAACGTGCTCGACCAGAGGCAGGCGGCTGCTCTGGGCGTGAAGGGCGTCGTCCTCACCGTCACCGGTCCGGCCAATGGTGGTGCGACCGAACTCGGCATCGACTATGGCAAGTTCGCATCCGCCTATGGCGGTGACTGGGCGGGGCGTCTGCAGGTCCTTCGCCTGCAGGATTGTGCACTGAAGAATCCTGCGAGCGCGAAGTGCCGCACCCGCACGCCCATGGCCTTCAACAACCACCGCAAGAACAACCGCATCGACGCGGACCTGTCCTTCAAGCCCGCCGCCACCGTGACCACCCGCGCGGCGAAGTCGGCGGCCGCACCTGCTGCGGGCCAGACGATGGTGCTCGCCCTCGCCGCCGGCACACAGTCCAGTACGGGTGACTACAAGGCCACCCCGCTCGCGTCCTCCTCCACCTGGGAGGCCGGCGGCTCCTCAGGCTCCTTTACCTGGAGCTACCCGCTTCGCGTCCCGCCGTCGGCTGCCGGCCCGAGGCCGGGCCTGACCATTTCGTACGACTCGGGCAGTGTGGACGGTCGTACGGCCAACACGAACAACCAGGGCAGCACGGTCGGCGAGGGCTTCGACATCACCTCCTCGTACGTCGAGCGGAAATACGGCTCCTGCGACGACGATGGGCAGACCGACAAGTTCGACCTGTGCTGGAAGTACGAGAACGCCTCGCTCGTCCTGAACGGCAAGGCCACTGAGCTGGTCAAGGACGACACCAGCGGCAAGTGGCGGCTGAAGAACGACGATGCCTCCACCGTCATTCACTCCACCGGTGCTGAGAACGGGGACGACGACGGCGAGTCCTGGACCGTCATCACCGGTGAGGGCACCAAGTACGTCTTCGGCCTCAACAAGCTCGATGGCGCACCGGCCGGCGAACGTACGCAGTCGGTGTGGACCGTGCCGGTCTTCGGTGACGACTCCGGCGAGCCCGGCTACGCGGACGGCACCAGCTTCGCCGGCCGTGACAAGAAGCAGGCCTGGCGCTGGAACCTCGACTATGTCGAGGAAACCCACGGCAACGCCATGAGCTACTGGTACACGGCCGAAGAGAACAACTACGACAGGCTCGGCGACGACACCACCGGTACCCTCTACACCCGCGGCGGATATCTGCGTGAGATCCGCTACGGCCAGCGGGCCGGCGCACTGTTCACCGGCAGCCCTGCCGCCTCGAACAAGGTCGTCTTCGACTACAAGGAACGCTGCATCCAGTCCGGCACCGGCTGCAGCAACCTCGACCCGGACACCCGCGACAACTGGCCCGACGTCCCACTCGACGCGATCTGCCAGAACGACGCCAAGTGCACCGGAAACACGGGCCCAAGCTTCTTCACGCGCAAACGGATGACGGCCGTCACCACCTACGCATGGGAAGCGGCTGCCGCCACGCCCGCCTTCACTCCGGTGGATCAGTGGGCGCTCACGCAGGCCTATCTGGACCCGGGCGATACAGGTGACTCCTCCGACCAGTCCCTGTGGCTGGACGAGATCCGCCACACCGGGATGCGCGGCACGCCGATTACCTTGGATCCGGTCAAATTCGATCACGAGTTCCGGGCCAACCGCGTCGACGGCGCCCAGGACAACATCCTGCCGCTGCACAAGCCCCGCCTGTACACGATCACGTCGGAGACCGGCTCTGCCACGATCGTCAACTACCTTCAGGCCGACTGCCTCGCAGGCCAGGCCCGGCCCAAGCTCGATGAGAACACCCGCCGCTGCTACCCCGTGTACTGGTCGCCGAACGGTGAGAAGGACCCGATCCTCGACTGGTTCCACAAGTACCCGGTAGAGCAGGTCTCTACGACCGACCCCAAGGGCGGCTCATCCGGAGTCAGCCACACCTACAGCTACTCCGGCGCCGGCTGGCACTACAACGAGGATCCGCTGGTCAAGGAGAAGGAACGCACCTGGTCAATTTGGCGCGGCTTCGAGAAGGTCACCCACCTCACCGGCATGGCCGGCAAGACCCAGTCCAAGACCGCCACGGTCTACATGCGCGGCATGGACGGCGACCGCCTTCTCGGCACCGACGGAAAGACCCCCGACCCGACCGCACGAAAGACCGCCCACGTCACAGGTATCAAGGCCCCGGCGATCACCGACTCGGGCCAGTACGCCGGCTTCACCCGCGAAACCGTCACCTACAACGGAGCGCAGGAAGTCACAGGGGCCGTCAATGACCCGTGGTCCCAGCGGACGGCGACCCAGCACAAGTCCTACGCCGACACCGAGGCCTACTACATACGCACCGGCGCCAGCCACGCACGCACCAACATCACCACCAACCTCCCCGCCCGTGACCGGGTCCGCTCCACGGTGACGACCTACGACGCCTACGGCATGGCCACAAACATCGAGGACAAGGGCGACGACGGCATTACCGGTGACGAACAGTGCTCCCGCATCTGGTACGCCCGCAATGACGCCGCAGGCATCAATTCCCTGGTCTCCCGCACCCGCGTCACAGGGAAGCCCTGTGCCATCACAGGTGACGACCTCAACCTGCCGGCTGATTCCACTGTGCCGGGCGACGTCATCTCCGACGACGCCACTGCCTACGACACGACCACCTGGTCCTCAACACAGACCCCCACCAAGGGTGAGGCCCGCTGGACCGGCCGCGCCAAGGGCTACACCACCGCGAACAACCCGGTCTGGCAGAAGCTCGCCACGACGACGTACGACACCCTCGGCCGTCCTCTGACGGTCAAGGACACCAACGACACCACTGCTGCTACGACGACCTACACCCCGGCTGCAACCGGCCCGACGACCAGGAGCACCGTCGGCAATGCCAAGGGGCACACCACGACTACGCTCGTGGACTTCGCCACGGGCGCTGCCCTCAAGGTCACCGACACCAACGGCAAGATCACCGAGAGCGAGTACGACAGCCTCGGCCGTGTCACCAAGACCTGGCTGCCCAACCGCTCCAAGGGCCTCGGCAAGACCCCCAACTACGTGTACGACTACAGCGTCACTGCCTCTGACCTGCCGTGGGTGTCCACCGCCGTGCTCAAGGGCGACGGCAGCGGCTACAACACCACGTACGAGATCTACGACAACCTCCTGCGTCCTAGGCAGACTCAGGCGCCGTCTCCGAGGGGCGGCAGTCTGATCGCGCTGAACTGGTACGACGAGCGCGGTCTCGCGATCTCGGCCCAGTCCGACATCTGGGACGACGACACGGCCCCCTCCGGAACCCTGGTGGGAATCGACGGCGGTCAGGCCCCGATGCGGGTCGACACCACCTACGACGGTGCCGGACGGGCCATCAAGGCGGAGACCAAGGTCGGGAGCGTCACGCGCTGGACGATCGACACCGCCTACACCGGCGACACCGTCACCACCACAGCCCCCGCTGGCGGCCAGGCCACCGCAGTGGTTACCAACGCACTCGGTCAGACGACCCAGCGCCGCGAATACGGCGGCACCCAGCCGATCGGCGACGACTACACCAGCACGAACTTCACCTACTTCCCCACCGGGCAGCAGGAGACAGTCGCCGGTCCGGATCAGGCCAAGTGGATCTACAAGTACGACTTGTTCGGCCGACAGACCAGTGCGAGTGACCCGGACAAGGGCACCTCGACGACCACGTACAACGCGCTCGACCAGGTCAACACCGCTACCGATTCCCGCGGCAGGATCCTCACTTCCGAGTACGACGTCATGGGCCGCAAGACCGGTCTATGGGACACCAGCACCGCTGCCAAAACGGACGCCAACAAGCTCGCAGCCTGGACCTTCGACACCCTCGCCAAGGGCCAGCAGGACACCGCAGTCCGCTACGAGAACGGCTTCGGCCAGCCCACGAGCAAGGCCTACACCCAGAAGATCGACAGCTACGACGCGATGTACCAGCCGACCGGCACATCGCTGACCCTGCCTGACAACGACCCGCTCGTCACAGCCGGCGTTCCAAAAACTCTGTCGACCTCCGCCTTCTACAACCTGGATGGCACGCCCAAACAGAACGGAAGCCCCGCTGTCGCTGGCTTGCCTTCCGAGACCGTCGAATACAAGTACGGCGCCTTGGGTCAGCTCACCTATTCGCATGGCACCACCGACTATGTCCAGGCCGCGGCATATTCGCCACAGGGCGACCTTCTCCAGCTGAGCCTCGGTGTGAGCCCCACCGCGAAGAAGGCATATCTCAACTACGCCTACGAGGATGGAACCCGACGCCTGACCAACTCCTGGGTCAGCGACGACGTCCACAGTTACCTTCCGCAAGAACTGAAGTTCACCCAGGACGACGCGGGCAACGTCACCTCCATCTTCGACACGGCCACACTGGGCGGAACCAGCAAGCCCGACTACCAGTGCTTCGCCAACGACGGCCACCGCCGCATGACACAGGCATGGACCCCGAAGACCGCCGACTGTGCGGCATCCGGGCGCACGATGGCCAACATCGACGGCGCGGCCCCGTACTGGACCACCTACACGTACACGCCTTCCGGCCAGCGCAAGACCGAAACCCAGCACATGACGACGGGTGACAAGACGACCAACTACGCCTACGGCACTGCCACCGGGCAGCCTCACCCGCTGGCCAATACCACCGGCGCCAAGGCCGCTAACTACACGTACGACAAGGCGGGCAACACCACCAACCGCCCCGGCACCCAGGCCCAGCAGACCCTGGCCTGGAACGCCGAAGGCAAGCTCGTCAGCACGACGGAACCGGCCGCCGGCTCCAAGCCCGCGCTCGGCACCAGCTACCTCTACGACGCCTCAGGTGAGCTCCTCATCCGCCGCCCCACCACCACGGACGGGGACACCGTTCTCTACTTGGGCGGCACCGAGGTCCGCCTCACCACCAAGGGCACCACGAAGACCCTTTCCGGCACCCGCTACTACACCGCGGCAGGCCAGACGATCGCAGTCCGCGCCGCTACGGTGGGCGTCGCCGGCACCAGGCTCAGCTTCCTGGCCGCCGATCACCACGGCACCTCGAGCGTGGCACTGGATGCCACAACCCTTGCGGTGACGAAGCGCTACAGCAGTCCCTTCGGCGCCGCTCGAGGCACTGCCGCAACGGCCTGGCCGGACGACAAGGGCTTTCTGGGCAAACCGGCCGACACCAAGACGGGCATGACTCACATCGGCGCCCGCGAGTATGACCCTGGCATCGGTCAATTCATCAGTGTTGACCTCGTCATGGTTCTTGGACAGCACCAGTCCCTGAATGGCTATGCCTACGCCAACAACACCCCTGTCACCTTCTCGGATCCCACTGGTCTGTGCATCGATCCCGGCAACGGGCACTGCACACCCGATGACGGCGGCAAGCTCGGGGACCAGGAGCCGGACCACGAGAGCTTCCCACCACTCTTTCCGACAGGTAGCGACACCGGCTCTGGCGATACCAATGGCACGGCAAGCGGTGATGGCGATGAGGGCGACGTAGAAGAATGGCTGCTCAGCTTCGGCCCCAGCACCGACGATGAGACCCGCTTGTCCCAGATGTGGATGGCCTACTACAGGGTCGATGGCGGCAGCTACTGGGATACGCCAGTAGGTGACGGTGACCGTACTGCCAACGCCTGCTACGGACGCCTGGGCTGCGCGGCAGCTTACAAGCACCTTCTGGAAACCGGAGACGTTGCCGGTGCCAAGAAGATCGCGGCAACCTACTGCCTCAACAATGCTGAGAAGTGCGCGAGTGATGCCGTCGGCTATAAGGCGACGCAGACGTTCTTCGCAGCCCTCCCAGGAATCGTTGCCGCAGCTCGTGGTGCGCGACTGGCAGGCGCTGGCTGCAACAAGTGCTTCCTGGCAGGAACCGAAGTCCTCATGGCAGATGGCACCACCAAGAACATTGAGGACGTCGAGCTGGGTGACCAAGTACTGGCCACAGACCCGGAAACCGGTGAATCCGGGCCCCGGGAAGTAACCCGGCTCATCGTCACGGAGGACGACAAGCACTTCAACACGCTTACCATCGAAGCCAGCGAAGGCACCGAGGAGCTCACAGCAACACATGAGCACCCCTTCTGGTCCCCGTCCGAGGGGCGATGGGTCGAAGCGGCCAAGCTGACGCGCGGGATGACACTCCTCACGGATGACGGCACAACCGTCACTGTGACGGGCAACCACGCGTTCACCAAGCACGCCCGCACCTACAACCTCACGGTGGAAGACCTGCACACGTACTATGTGCTGGCGGGGCAGACTCCGGTCCTGGTTCACAACAGCAACTGTTCTATCGGATCTGTAACTGGGCCTGCTGGAGAAACATTGCCCCTGCCCAAGGGGGCGGCCGGTACCCCGGTGGCAACGGGTAAAGGCGGGGCTTACGATATCCCGGCTGGCACTAAGGGCCTCGACCCTCGGGTGGTACAAGTCCGGGTGATGGATCCTGTCACCACTGGTAAGTATCAGTACCCCAACGGTTATGTGGTCTACATGAATAAAGCAGGGCAATCGGTCAATCCTCTAACTGGACAGACGGTCGGCAAGGCCGACCCCTACAATCACATCCCGATTCCATGA